A window from Candidatus Zymogenaceae bacterium encodes these proteins:
- a CDS encoding ABC transporter ATP-binding protein has protein sequence MDEHRGTSPLLSLRDVETRYDRLTILSGVSLAARRGDIVAILGANGAGKSTVLKTVAGLIDRQPVSGSIRFEGREIGGMDVEEIVRLGIAYVPEGRQLFSRLTVDENLRMGAYTRRDKAAVRKDYERVTALLPILAERRKQTAGTLSGGEQQMLAIARGLMSRPRLLLLDEPSLGLAPLLVADIFRIISAINDEGVTIVLVEQNARMALSIADYGYVLENGRVVLEGSPHALMVDDLVRHFYLGISLNGEGAPEG, from the coding sequence ATGGATGAACATCGCGGGACATCCCCCCTCCTTTCGCTTCGCGACGTCGAGACCCGCTACGACCGCCTGACGATTCTGTCCGGCGTGTCCCTTGCGGCCCGCCGGGGAGACATCGTTGCCATACTGGGGGCCAACGGGGCCGGGAAGAGCACCGTTTTGAAGACCGTTGCCGGACTCATCGACCGTCAGCCCGTTTCCGGATCGATACGCTTCGAGGGAAGGGAGATCGGCGGGATGGACGTGGAGGAGATTGTCCGGCTCGGGATCGCCTACGTCCCCGAGGGACGACAGCTCTTTTCCCGCCTGACGGTGGATGAAAACCTGCGAATGGGGGCCTACACCCGGCGGGACAAGGCCGCCGTCCGAAAGGACTACGAGCGGGTGACCGCCCTCCTGCCGATCCTGGCGGAGCGCAGGAAACAGACCGCCGGGACCCTCTCCGGCGGGGAGCAGCAGATGCTGGCCATCGCCCGGGGCCTCATGAGTCGCCCGAGGCTCCTTTTGCTGGACGAGCCGTCTTTGGGCCTCGCGCCGCTTTTGGTCGCCGATATCTTCAGGATCATCTCCGCCATAAACGACGAGGGGGTGACCATCGTCCTGGTGGAGCAGAACGCCCGCATGGCGTTATCCATCGCCGACTACGGCTACGTCCTTGAGAACGGCCGGGTGGTTCTTGAGGGGAGCCCCCACGCCCTGATGGTTGACGACCTGGTCAGACACTTCTACCTGGGTATTTCATTGAACGGAGAGGGAGCCCCGGAGGGGTAG
- a CDS encoding ABC transporter ATP-binding protein, with amino-acid sequence MLSVSDLSISFGGLRALDDVSFEVRPGEIVSMIGPNGSGKTTALNCISGEYRPDAGIIQLHGENITHRPPHRIARMGVSRTFQNLELFPTMTTLENILVGRHLHQQHTPGGDVLRSLLSFVRPGAKSETAQYRAADEIIEWMGLTRVRDVEAAGLSYGQKKLVELARAVVMGPKLLLLDEPSGGMSAVEKARFVTRIGDLRKRAGMTIVLVEHDMNLVMDISDDIVVLNFGRVIARGTPSEVQKHPDVLSAYLGKDYTHG; translated from the coding sequence ATGCTTTCGGTATCGGACCTCTCGATCTCTTTCGGAGGGCTTCGGGCCCTGGACGACGTCTCCTTTGAGGTACGGCCCGGGGAGATCGTATCCATGATCGGACCCAACGGCTCGGGCAAGACCACCGCCCTCAACTGCATCAGTGGAGAGTATCGCCCCGACGCAGGAATCATACAGTTGCACGGGGAAAACATCACACACCGCCCCCCCCACCGCATCGCCCGCATGGGCGTCTCCCGGACGTTCCAGAACCTGGAGCTCTTCCCTACCATGACGACCCTGGAAAACATCCTGGTGGGACGACACCTCCACCAGCAGCACACCCCAGGGGGTGACGTGCTGCGCTCCCTTCTCTCCTTCGTCCGCCCCGGGGCGAAAAGTGAGACGGCCCAGTACCGGGCGGCGGACGAGATCATCGAATGGATGGGTTTGACACGGGTGCGGGACGTGGAGGCGGCGGGGCTCTCCTACGGACAAAAAAAACTGGTGGAGCTGGCCCGGGCCGTGGTCATGGGGCCGAAACTCCTGCTGTTGGACGAGCCGTCCGGTGGGATGAGCGCCGTCGAGAAGGCGCGTTTCGTTACGCGCATCGGGGACCTGAGAAAGAGGGCGGGCATGACCATCGTCCTGGTGGAGCACGACATGAACCTGGTGATGGACATCTCCGACGACATCGTCGTGCTGAACTTCGGGCGGGTCATCGCCCGAGGGACACCATCAGAGGTGCAGAAGCACCCGGACGTTTTATCCGCCTACCTGGGGAAGGATTACACCCATGGATGA
- the lipA gene encoding lipoyl synthase yields the protein MTPPSDGRRIPDWIRFRIPGGKDAARLKGVIKRFGLHTVCMEARCPNVGECMGCGTATFLILGDTCTRNCRYCSVAQGTPRPLDLDEPMRVGGAVGTLGLAYAVITSVTRDDLIDGGAGHFAETVRAVRECAPSARIELLIPDFLHAAPNSLERIFSAAPDVINHNIEVAKPLFKGLRPKGDYSHSLNLLREVSGAGFPAKSGLMIGFGESTEDITRTLEDLRTAGVSILTVGQYLQSKRDGFPVARYYHPDEFEEIGEAAKGMGFLAVRSGPLVRSSYRAGEYATAGARALHSGEHT from the coding sequence ATGACGCCGCCGAGTGACGGACGGAGAATCCCCGACTGGATTCGATTTCGGATCCCCGGCGGGAAGGACGCCGCACGCCTGAAAGGCGTCATAAAGCGATTCGGGCTTCACACCGTCTGCATGGAGGCGAGGTGCCCCAACGTGGGGGAGTGCATGGGCTGCGGCACCGCCACGTTTCTCATCCTGGGTGATACCTGCACCCGAAACTGCCGATACTGCTCCGTCGCCCAGGGGACGCCCCGGCCGCTGGATTTGGATGAGCCGATGCGGGTGGGAGGTGCCGTGGGGACCCTCGGCCTTGCGTACGCCGTGATCACCTCGGTGACGAGGGACGACCTTATCGACGGCGGGGCGGGGCATTTCGCCGAGACGGTTCGGGCCGTCCGGGAGTGCGCCCCGTCGGCTCGGATCGAGCTGTTGATCCCGGATTTTCTCCACGCCGCACCCAATTCCCTCGAGCGGATTTTCTCCGCCGCCCCTGATGTGATCAACCACAATATTGAGGTGGCAAAACCGCTCTTTAAAGGGCTCCGGCCCAAGGGCGACTACTCTCATTCCCTCAATTTACTCCGGGAGGTATCCGGCGCCGGGTTCCCCGCGAAGTCCGGGCTGATGATCGGCTTCGGCGAGTCGACCGAAGACATCACCCGGACCCTGGAGGACCTCCGGACGGCGGGTGTTTCCATCCTCACGGTGGGTCAGTATCTCCAATCGAAAAGGGACGGCTTTCCGGTGGCGCGGTATTATCACCCCGATGAGTTCGAGGAAATCGGTGAGGCGGCGAAGGGGATGGGCTTTTTGGCGGTGCGCTCCGGTCCCCTGGTGAGAAGCTCCTACCGGGCGGGGGAATACGCAACCGCCGGCGCACGGGCGCTTCATTCGGGCGAGCATACATGA